The following coding sequences are from one Candidatus Melainabacteria bacterium RIFOXYA2_FULL_32_9 window:
- a CDS encoding plasmid maintenance system killer protein: MIINFKCRETEKIFNGEHPKKFSQDVAKVGKRKLDMLQASYKEQDLKVPPANRLEKLQGDLKGYYSIRINDQYRLIFQFRDGNAYNVYIDDYHK, from the coding sequence ATGATTATAAATTTTAAATGCAGGGAAACTGAAAAAATCTTTAATGGAGAACATCCTAAAAAGTTTTCTCAAGATGTAGCGAAGGTCGGAAAAAGAAAGCTGGATATGCTGCAAGCTTCTTATAAAGAGCAGGATTTAAAAGTCCCGCCGGCAAACAGATTAGAGAAACTCCAAGGAGATTTAAAAGGTTATTACAGCATAAGAATTAATGATCAATACAGGCTGATATTCCAATTTAGAGACGGGAACGCCTACAATGTCTATATAGATGATTATCACAAATAA